One genomic segment of bacterium includes these proteins:
- a CDS encoding GNAT family N-acetyltransferase, producing the protein MDLTFRTTPEERDIQRVREIVASTDFFYDFEIDVAAELVEERLSQGESSGYHFVFAEVEGVTAAYACFGPIEMTKSSFDLFWIATHADFRGKGIGKKLLTETYRHAKRLGCTMLIAETSGRDQYSPTRAFYDSAGFVLEARIPDYYDKGDDLLIYVKRLE; encoded by the coding sequence ATGGATTTGACGTTTCGAACCACCCCTGAAGAGAGAGACATTCAACGAGTCAGGGAGATTGTCGCCTCCACCGATTTTTTTTACGATTTTGAAATTGACGTGGCTGCTGAACTGGTTGAAGAACGCCTAAGCCAAGGAGAATCGTCGGGCTATCACTTCGTCTTTGCCGAAGTGGAGGGGGTAACCGCCGCCTATGCGTGCTTTGGCCCCATCGAAATGACCAAATCGAGCTTTGATCTTTTTTGGATCGCGACGCATGCTGATTTCAGAGGAAAGGGCATCGGCAAAAAATTGCTGACCGAGACCTATCGTCATGCAAAACGGCTGGGCTGCACGATGCTCATTGCCGAGACTTCCGGCCGCGACCAATATTCGCCCACCCGGGCCTTTTACGACAGCGCGGGGTTCGTGCTCGAGGCGAGGATACCGGATTACTACGACAAGGGCGATGATCTGTTGATCTATGTCAAACGGCTGGAGTGA